From the Solanum pennellii chromosome 4, SPENNV200 genome, one window contains:
- the LOC107016484 gene encoding methyl-CpG-binding domain-containing protein 2-like — MERDQDAHLKKKVADEMEFAVQCSKCFKWRYIPTEERYEKIREHLLECPFYCEDAREWRPSISCNDIPDITQKEKKLSAFDKPGIPQPPSGWKRIVKVRTRGTIFADVYYDSPNEKRLRSIPEVERYLKQHSEYASQGVKLKKFSFKTPRSLQQDYAKKRSPTPPTPSDDINGDNAGMSM, encoded by the exons ATGGAGCGAGATCAAGATGCTCACCTCAAAAAGAAGGTTGCAGATGAAATGGAGTTTGCCGTGCAGTGCTCTAAATGTTTCAAATGGCGCTACATACCTACAGAGGAGAGGTATGAAAAAATAAGGGAACACCTATTGGAATGTCCTTTCTACTGTGAAGATGCTCGTGAGTGGCGTCCTAGTATATCATGTAACGATATACCAGATATAActcagaaagaaaaaaaactatcgGCATTTGATAAGCCTGGTATTCCTCAGCCTCCTTCGGGATGGAAACGAATTGTAAAAGTAAGAACAAGAGGCACCATTTTTGCTGATGT GTATTATGATTCGCCTAATGAAAAAAGATTACGTTCCATACCAGAAGTTGAAAG GTACTTGAAGCAACATTCGGAGTATGCATCACAAGGCGTAAAACTGAAAAAGTTTTCATTTAAGACCCCAAGATCTCTACAACAAGATTATGCTAAAAAGCGTAGTCCAACGCCTCCAACACCTTCAGATGATATAAATGGTGATAATGCTGGTATGTCTATGTGA